A stretch of the Tachyglossus aculeatus isolate mTacAcu1 chromosome 6, mTacAcu1.pri, whole genome shotgun sequence genome encodes the following:
- the LOC119929956 gene encoding homeobox protein CDX-4-like — MFGSCLVDQDPAMYPGSLRAGGGGSGGPLPGQTFAPGPSYADYMGYPSGPGLDGPGQPPAGWGSPYGAPREDWGVYGAGPSLASGAPGPPPPPAPPAPAPPPPPPPPPPPGPGPYGSPDYGALSGPGPGGLPPVDAAGADPLPPAGQRHTAYEWMRRTVQSAAGTGKTRTREKYRVVYTDHQRLELEKEFRCNRYITIRRKSELAANLGLSERQVKIWFQNRRAKERKMIKKKISQFDGSGGSAQSDSGSVSPAELPSSLFPPPHAIRELQPIEVHQVIISE; from the exons ATGTTCGGGAGCTGCCTGGTGGACCAGGACCCCGCGATGTACCCGGGCTCGCTGCGGGCCGGCGGTGGCGGTAGTGGGGGGCCCCTGCCCGGGCAGACTTTCGCGCCCGGCCCCTCGTACGCCGACTACATGGGCTACCCGTCCGGCCCCGGCCTGGACGGCCCCGGCCAGCCCCCCGCGGGGTGGGGGTCGCCCTACGGGGCCCCCCGGGAGGACTGGGGCGTCTACGGGGCCGGGCCCTCCTTGGCCTCCGGCGCCCCCGGCCCGCCACCGCCcccggctcctcctgcccctgctcctcctcctcctcctcctccaccgccgccccccggcccggggcccTACGGCTCCCCCGACTACGGCGCCCtgtccgggcccgggcccgggggtctgCCGCCCGTGGACGCGGCCGGCGCCGACCCTCTGCCCCCCGCCGGGCAGAGGCACACCGCCTACGAGTGGATGCGCAGGACCGTCCAGTCCGCCGCGGGCACAG GGAAGACAAGGACGAGGGAAAAGTATCGGGTGGTGTACACCGATCATCAGAggctggagctggagaaggaatTTCGATGCAACAGATACATCACCATCCGGAGGAAGTCAGAGCTAGCTGCCAACCTGGGGCTTTCAGAGAGACAG GTGAAAATCTGGTTTCAGAACCGCCGCGCTAAGGAGAGGAAGATGATCAAGAAGAAGATTTCACAGTTTGATGGCAGCGGGGGCTCGGCCCAAAGTGACTCCGGCTCGGTCAGCCCTGCCGAGCTGCCGAGCTCTCTGTTCCCGCCGCCCCACGCCATCCGGGAATTACAGCCCATCGAGGTCCACCAGGTGATCATCTCAGAGTAG